A window from Cryptomeria japonica chromosome 1, Sugi_1.0, whole genome shotgun sequence encodes these proteins:
- the LOC131041984 gene encoding uncharacterized protein LOC131041984, with protein MCPLRIILIFLSASLAGFLAWKSFSSKEDEMDDLGNHNDENGDASHKSRPLAQACNKVSLGFWTLVDMASGQYLWRNLVGNKNKDVKAS; from the exons ATGTGCCCTCTGCGTATCATTTTGATATTTCTGTCGGCGAGTTTGGCCGGATTTTTGGCATGGAAGAGCTTCTCTTCAAAGGAAGACGAGATGGACGATCTTGGCAATCACAATGACGAGAACGGTGATGCTTCACACAAATCAAGGCCTCTTGCACAG GCATGCAATAAAGTCTCACTGGGTTTCTGGACCCTCGTGGACATGGCTAGTGGACAGTATCTGTGGCGCAATCTAGTGGGCAACAAAAATAAGGATGTCAAGGCCAGTTGA